The Mangrovivirga cuniculi genomic sequence ACTACATCTGTGGCTTTGTTCATGACAACACTTGCGAAAAGACATAAAAATGTACACTATCATTTACCAGATCGATATCAGGAAGGGTACGGATTGTCAAAAGCAGGGATCGATAAAGCATCAGAACTAGGCGTGTCCTTATTAATAACAATCGACTGTGGTATAACTGCTGTTGATAATGTTGAATATGCAAATTCGAAAGGAATTGATGTGATTATTTGTGATCACCATCGTCCCGGACCGCAACTTCCATCTGCTGTTGCCATACTTGATCCAAAAAAGAAATCGTGTAATTATCCATATGATGAGCTGTCAGGCTGTGGAGTAGGCTTCAAGCTACTACAGGCAGTTTATAAGAAGTTGAACTGGCCAGAAGAAGAACTATTCAGAAGACTTGACCTTCTTACCATAAGTATAGGGTCAGATATTGTGCCGATCACAGGAGAAAACAGAATTCTTTCTTTTTATGGATTAAAAATTCTTTCTTCTTCCCCCTTACCGGGCATAGCAGCTTTAATGGAAATGGCAGGAGTAGATAAGGATAGTCTTACTATTGAAAAGATCGTTTTTTATATCGGTCCTCGTATCAATGCTGCAGGCAGGATGACACATGCCCATTCAGCATTAGAATTGTTGATCGAAGAAGATTATACAAAAGCAATGGCTCATGCTGATCTGCTTGAAGATAATAACAAAGAACGAAAGCTTTTTGACAAAGATATGACTCAAAAAGCGTTAGAAATGCTAGATTCTGCGCCTGATTGGCCTGGAGGGAATACAACCGTATTATTCGATCCTTCCTGGCACAAAGGGCTGGTAGGTATTGTAGCTTCCCGGTGCATAGAGCATTACTACAGACCGACGGTCATTTTAACCGAACACGATGGTGAAGCTACAGGTTCTGCGCGTTCGGTTCCGGGGTTTGATATTTATGAAGCAATAAGTGAGTGTAAAGATCTTCTTTCAAAGTTTGGAGGACATAAATATGCCGCCGGGCTTTCTCTACCTGTGGAAAGTATAGATGAATTCAGATTGCGGTTTGAAGAGGCAGTAAGTCAGCAGATCGAGTCACACATGCTTGAGCCGGTTTTAACTATCGACAAACTAATTCCGTTGAATGTTATTAACGATAAGTTTTATAATATTTTATTCCAGATGCAGCCTTTTGGGCCCGGAAACGAAGAGCCTGTTTTTTCGAGTGAGTCGGTAGAAATAATCGGGGAGCCCAGGTTGCTAAAAAATGAACATATAAAACTACGTTTAAGGCAAAGAAATGGTGATGACGAAATTGAAGCGATTGGATTTTTTATGGGGCATTATTTTCCTCAATTACATAATGGCCTTAAAATTGATGTAGCTTACCAGGTGTCTCTGAATGAGTTTCGGGGAAAGAGATCAGTTCAGTTGATGCTCAAGGATATAAAAGTACATCAAAGTGTGGTATTACATAATTAATGAATTATAATTAACGGTGGGAAGGAAGGCCTGCAATAAGAAAGCAAGACATGAAGTTATACGCAGATAATCTCGTAAAAATATATAGTAAAAGAACAGTTGTCGATCATATTTCAGTTGAAGTAAATACAGGGGAGATCGTTGGGTTATTAGGGCCGAATGGAGCTGGAAAAACAACCTCTTTTTACATGATCGTCGGGCTTGTAAAACCAAACGAAGGGGAGATATTTCTGGGAGAAGAAAATATTACAGATCTGCCGATGTATAAAAGAGCGAAAAGAGGAATCGGTTATCTGGCTCAGGAGGCTTCTGTTTTCAGAACGCTGACTGTAGAAGAGAACATCATGGCGGTATTGGAAATGACCAATCAGCCGAAAAATGCTCAAAAGGAAAAGATGGAATCTCTCCTTGAGGAGTTTAGTTTAACTCACGTAAGGAAGAATAAGGGTGGAGTCTTATCAGGTGGAGAGCGAAGAAGGACGGAAATAGCAAGAGCCTTGGCTGTAGATCCACATTTTGTTTTACTTGATGAGCCTTTCGCAGGAGTTGACCCTATTGCAGTAGAAGAGATTCAAACTATTGTAGCAAAACTCAAAAATAAAAATATCGGTATATTAATTACAGACCACAATGTAAATGAGACTCTTTCTATTACAGATAGAGCTTATTTGATGTTCGAGGGTAAATTGCTTAAAGCCGGTTCTGCTGAAGAGTTGGCAAATGATCCAAGAGTAAGAGAAGTATATCTTGGTCAGCATTTTGAGTTGAAGCGAAAAATTTAATAATGGATATATTTAATTCTATTCTTAGCTGGGCGCTTAAAAAGCGCATTCACGACATTGAGTTGTTTATGAAATATCCTGAAGAGGTACAGCAGGAGCATTTTTTTGAACTTATTGAAACAGCCAGGAACACTTCTTTTGGTAAAGAATACGATTTTAAAAGCATTAACAGCTACCAGGAATTTAAAGAACGTATTCCTATCCGTAACTACGAAGAACTATATCCATATATAGAAAAGTTACTTCACGGGGAGCAAAATATTTTGTGGCCGTCAAAGATAAAGTGGTTTGCAAAATCATCCGGGACTACCAATGCCCGTTCTAAATTTATACCTGTATCAGAGGAAGCGCTCAACGATTGTCATTTTAAAGGAGGAAAAGATCTT encodes the following:
- the lptB gene encoding LPS export ABC transporter ATP-binding protein, with protein sequence MKLYADNLVKIYSKRTVVDHISVEVNTGEIVGLLGPNGAGKTTSFYMIVGLVKPNEGEIFLGEENITDLPMYKRAKRGIGYLAQEASVFRTLTVEENIMAVLEMTNQPKNAQKEKMESLLEEFSLTHVRKNKGGVLSGGERRRTEIARALAVDPHFVLLDEPFAGVDPIAVEEIQTIVAKLKNKNIGILITDHNVNETLSITDRAYLMFEGKLLKAGSAEELANDPRVREVYLGQHFELKRKI
- the recJ gene encoding single-stranded-DNA-specific exonuclease RecJ, translated to MGKSKLVYSWNYKEAKDEQAIKELSGLINVNPYIAETLLDRGVSCYDSAKKYFRPSLKELHDPYLMEDMDKAVNRLTKAINSGEEILVFGDYDVDGTTSVALFMTTLAKRHKNVHYHLPDRYQEGYGLSKAGIDKASELGVSLLITIDCGITAVDNVEYANSKGIDVIICDHHRPGPQLPSAVAILDPKKKSCNYPYDELSGCGVGFKLLQAVYKKLNWPEEELFRRLDLLTISIGSDIVPITGENRILSFYGLKILSSSPLPGIAALMEMAGVDKDSLTIEKIVFYIGPRINAAGRMTHAHSALELLIEEDYTKAMAHADLLEDNNKERKLFDKDMTQKALEMLDSAPDWPGGNTTVLFDPSWHKGLVGIVASRCIEHYYRPTVILTEHDGEATGSARSVPGFDIYEAISECKDLLSKFGGHKYAAGLSLPVESIDEFRLRFEEAVSQQIESHMLEPVLTIDKLIPLNVINDKFYNILFQMQPFGPGNEEPVFSSESVEIIGEPRLLKNEHIKLRLRQRNGDDEIEAIGFFMGHYFPQLHNGLKIDVAYQVSLNEFRGKRSVQLMLKDIKVHQSVVLHN